The Pan paniscus chromosome 3, NHGRI_mPanPan1-v2.0_pri, whole genome shotgun sequence genome includes a window with the following:
- the LOC103783502 gene encoding LOW QUALITY PROTEIN: putative zinc finger protein 137 (The sequence of the model RefSeq protein was modified relative to this genomic sequence to represent the inferred CDS: inserted 3 bases in 2 codons; substituted 2 bases at 2 genomic stop codons), whose protein sequence is MRRIDKVYSCRSQLETHRRIHTGEKPYKFGLPRCWDYRREPPRPAECGKVSNQQSNLAQHQRVHTGGKPYKCNEYGKAFSRQSTLIHHQAIHGIGKLYKCNDSYKVFSNATTFAKHXRIHNEERSYKCSKCGKFFRYRSYLAVDWRTHTGEKPYKCDDCGKVFSQGSSYAKHRRIHTGEKPXKCDDCGKVLTSLSHRIKHQRIYTGQXSXKCRKCGKVFSPRSILAEHQKIHF, encoded by the exons atgagAAGAATTGACAAAGTTTACAGTTGCAGATCACAACTTGAAACACAtaggagaattcatactggagaaaaaccatACAAAT tcggcctcccaaggtgctgggattacaggcgtgagccaccacgcccagccgaatgTGGCAAGGTGTCTAATCAACAATCAAACCTTGCACAACATCAGAGAGTTCATACTGGAGggaaaccttacaagtgtaatgagtATGGCAAAGCCTTTAGTAGGCAGTCAACGCTTATTCATCATCAAGCAATCCATGGTATAGGGAAACTTTACAAATGTAATGATTCTTACAAAGTCTTCAGTAATGCTACAACCTTTGCAAAACATTAGAGAATCCATAATGAAGAGAGATCTTACAAGTGTAGTAAATGTGGCAAATTTTTCAGATATCGATCATACCTTGCAGTTGATTGGCgaactcatactggagagaaaccttacaaatgtgatgATTGTGGCAAGGTCTTCAGTCAAGGTTCATCTTATGCAAAACATAGGAGaattcatacaggagagaaacc cAAGTGTGATGATTGTGGCAAAGTCTTGACTTCACTTTCACACAGGATTAAACATCAGAGAATCTATACTGGAC AATCTTAAAAATGTCGTAAGTGTGGCAAGGTCTTCAGTCCGAGGTCAATCCTTGCAGAACAtcagaaaattcatttttga